accatataaaaaatactgaaTTCAGTGCCTAAAGGAAGGTCTTCAAGAATCTTATCTGAGACATGAGACAGGTGTAATCCCCTGATATTGGTGCTTGTTTCTCTTACTCAGCTTCTTTTCCTTGGCTTGCTCATATAGGTTTGCCTGAGAGCTTCTTCATCAATCAGTTGTGAAATTCTAGTTGTTGATTTTGTAACCATAATTTGTGGTTTGAAATCTTCTGGTGCATGAGAGTCCATTGTTTGAtgtcattttaaatttgtgtttgATACCCCCCGTACCTTCCTTAAGTCTTGGATTGTCAGGAATTTGCTTAGAGGCAACCTGTGGCTTCCTCCAGTAAGGAGTCATCTTTGATAAGGTGGGTAGAGAGCAGACATGTTGATTTGCCTTGGCTTATATGCTAATATTAAGTTTGTTGTGGTTAGATTTTAGGATATCTACTTAATATTGTTAACCTGTTCTTGTATGTACCAAGTCAATAAGCAAAACATATGAttgtatttcaaattctattgAGATGATGGGAGAGGTAAGGGTATTtctgcaaatatttttcaatggaAATTCTGAAAGGATCTCATGGATTACTGGCTTAATGgtagaaatatttgaaatggcTTATTTTTCTTCAGTGCTCATATTTTCCCTAATATATATCAGGTTTGCTTGCTTTTTATGCTACTCATTTAAAGGCAAACTTAATGAGAAAGTTTGATGTATCTTGTAATATTGtcacaaaataaagaaaacaaaatatcagTATATCTGAGCTAGGTTTGTTTTCCTTATTTGCCCTTGTAGTTGAAAATTTCTATGGTATATTCTCAGTACATTTTATATGGTTGATCTTCTGAGATGCATTGCTGCTCAGGACGTGTTTGTCGACTGCATAGGGCCTCACCAGGTGAATCTACAGGGTTCTTCAGAGCACGGAAACCAGTATTGGTGCCATTTGATGTATTCTTCTGCAAGTTGTAGTTTGTTTTCTGGATAAGGATACTTGTTACTTAGAAAACCCTGTATTCATGCTTGTAAAGGTCAACTGCTTGGTTATGAATCCTTCTACTTTTGACTGCCTACCTGTTTTTACCTCAAGAGTGGAATTGGCCACCATATTTGCATCATCTTTTTGCTTAGGAAGTTTTGGAACGGATAGtatctatataaaattctaaactTTGTTAATGGCAGATAGAAATTTGGAATTTGTAAATGCTATGAAGATTATAACAAACTTCCACACAATATCACCTAAATTGCCTACATTAGAAAGATGGTAAATGCAGTTGCTTCCCGTAGTCTTTGGGAGGATGGGCCTTCGAACTCGCCCCATATGTTAAAAGTTCTGTTCCGGCAATGCAAGAGAAGCTAACCAAAACACATGCAAGCTTAATTGCAGTTTGCTTCTGTGCCAACTGTATACCCAACTAATTTCTACTTGCTAAGTTGCATCGAGTGCTGTGGTCCAAGTCCAACTTTTAAGTTCGTTAATGAATATCTTTaagtttcttgttcttgtatTTAAGGATTATACGACGTACTCTTTTACAGCATTTATCCCTAACAATCCTGTCTCAGTGATATCCTTGTTATGAGATGGGCCCTCCCATCATTCTCGCAATCAGTAGTTCATCTTGTCGTAATATGAAATTACGAACGCATAAAAGTAATAGAACAGAGAGACTCAAAATCAGATCACAAGGAGTAAATTCCTCACAAATCTATTCtcatattcataaatttcataCAGAAGTAAAAGATGAAGCTATATTATGAATTAGCAGAGTAGGGAGCACCACCACCTCCTCTTATTGAAATGGTGGGATTATGAGAATAGCTTCTTTTTGCAGAAGAAAGATTGATAAAAACGACAACAACTGTGATATCGTCATGAAAATGCCTCCTCACACCTCTATCGATTTTCTTCAAGTCTGAGTATCgcatttctcttttcttggcTGCCACACGAAGAGCAGCTTTAACGAGTCTCTTGGCTATGCCCTGCACACCAAATACATAGCAAGAAAAATGACAGAAGCTCATAAAAAGTTCTATTCGCTGTAAACCAGTCCACTAATGCTTTTCCTTGTTTCTCATATTTCACAAATCATACAGAATGCTTTCTAGCATAAACAATGTATGATGCAATAAATAAAGACTTACACTGCGGGGATAGCTGTTAACAATATCAACTGCCTCCTGGTTGCTGAGATGCTCCCACAAGCCATCTGAAGCAAATATGAGAAACTGATCTTTGGGGGTGAGCTTGTGTACAAGTATTGATGGTTCCGGGCTGAGAATTGGCTTGCTGAAGGGTTCCGACAGCCGAAATTTGGCCAAGAGTGGTTCTCTGTTGAACTCTGACCTCTTAAGGTAGGCATCTCCAATGGATCTTGAAACCTGGTGCCACAACAACATGATTATGCCATTGATATAGAAAGAGAGAATCTCCAATTCACCGACATTCACAAGATGAAAAGATGAGGAACTGCAGAAGGGTACCTGTATAATACCCTTAACACGCCAAACTTTGTGCTTTAAAACAACAATCTGGGGATCATCAGGATGCAAAGACAGTAGTTCATCCCTGACTGATTCGATATTAGCATTGTGCTCTGTTGATAATTGAATAGCGGTGACTCCTCGCATGTCGTTATCTGCCCTGCCTAAGACTACTCGAGAGTCTCCTGCATTGGCAATGTATAGAAGCCCATTGCATATAACCCCTACTAAACAGCACGTTCCGACTGAGGCAAGTTGTGGCTTTATAGACCATTGCTGTCTCACTAGAGAAAGGAATTCCTCTTCCGTTGCCAAGAAAGCCTTTTTAATAACAGTTGCAGACATCTCCCGATTCTCAGTGGCAAATCctgtacaaaaaaaaacgTCACATGAAggctatataaatatatttcagaaaatctATGCTTTTCTACTACAATAAGGTATGATTCCCAATCCTGAAATATGCTGCAAATCATGGTATCCTCCCATTGACTGAAGGCTATTTCCAGTC
The nucleotide sequence above comes from Sesamum indicum cultivar Zhongzhi No. 13 linkage group LG11, S_indicum_v1.0, whole genome shotgun sequence. Encoded proteins:
- the LOC105174701 gene encoding probable protein phosphatase 2C 38, which gives rise to MKLLVLCIKWLHKKMVIKPCWRTLVDGDGRRRGDGSHRGGDPNGKVDGLLWYKDLGYHVNGEFSMAVIQANSLLEDQSQLESGPLSSLDSGPCGTFVGVYDGHGGPETSQFVNENMFTNLKRFATENREMSATVIKKAFLATEEEFLSLVRQQWSIKPQLASVGTCCLVGVICNGLLYIANAGDSRVVLGRADNDMRGVTAIQLSTEHNANIESVRDELLSLHPDDPQIVVLKHKVWRVKGIIQVSRSIGDAYLKRSEFNREPLLAKFRLSEPFSKPILSPEPSILVHKLTPKDQFLIFASDGLWEHLSNQEAVDIVNSYPRSGIAKRLVKAALRVAAKKREMRYSDLKKIDRGVRRHFHDDITVVVVFINLSSAKRSYSHNPTISIRGGGGAPYSANS